A window from Plodia interpunctella isolate USDA-ARS_2022_Savannah chromosome 2, ilPloInte3.2, whole genome shotgun sequence encodes these proteins:
- the LOC128681600 gene encoding bromodomain-containing protein 7-like isoform X3: protein MEDLDKLSCTEEVLDMSDIDNSANDEHKECEEKPKSQKKKRRRREIDMIKLSDDDETDDEGVAKKLMRHLSPGPGPHSPASHREPRTCVLKASQKRRPLSRLLEQLLRNLEKRDPNQFFAWPVNDNFAPNYSNIIRRPMDFSTMKQKIDDNEYKSLNCFISDFKLMCNNAMKYNKPGTVYHKAARRLLHAGLKQLTPHKLRPLGDLLTYMYEIPIRELGFDIGKMDVHKVLKRSSPIKSGGSEAEVVSDGGGGGERGEEGDTVKIQMEAAREMHRRRLAKKAFPRMDSEGKTTLCLVTNTVEGSGEDKPLTIGRLVGKLTQGTGTLHTQREDRRNIAKGVKPLNYGPFSSYAPSYDSTFSTLTKDESHLIYHTLAAETGQGNEEMLRFAPDSPWTLFYDMEALFPDKKQQQPETTPKEEPDTSKHVKVDIEQLRTLSELGIDVEFLADIEEELSAAQRDYGIGAALRRAHELLLKLEKEQTDRLSAPPPWHLSLLARAGAGAAERELARAASAALRAMAARVPPRSLAPRAALRRAMGVTLDHLDTPMAVDDFELDGEHRDTDQDSRSDDK, encoded by the exons ATGGAGGATTTAGATAAACTGAGTTGTA CAGAAGAAGTATTAGATATGAGCGATATAGACAATTCTGCTAACGATGAGCATAAGGAATGTGAGGAAAAGCCAAAATCGCAGAAAAAGAAACGAAGACGAAGAGAAATCGATATG ataaagtTGTCAGATGATGATGAGACTGATGATGAGGGAGTGGCCAAAAAGTTGATGCGGCATCTCAGCCCGGGCCCCGGGCCTCACTCCCCGGCATCCCACAGGGAACCCCGCACTTGTGTGCTTAAG GCAAGTCAGAAACGGAGGCCTCTATCTCGTCTCCTAGAGCAGTTGCTTCGTAACCTAGAGAAGCGGGACCCCAACCAGTTCTTTGCGTGGCCTGTCAATGACAACTTTGCTCCAAATTACTCCAATATCATCAGGAGGCCTATGGACTTCTCCACGATGAAACAGAAGATTGATGATAATGAGTATAAGTCActcaattgttttatt AGCGACTTCAAGTTGATGTGTAACAACGCGATGAAGTACAACAAGCCGGGCACGGTGTACCACAAGGCGGCGCGGCGACTGCTGCACGCCGGCCTCAAGCAGCTGACGCCGCACAAGCTGCGTCCGCTCGGGGACCTGCTCACGTACATGTACGAGATCCCCATCCGCGAGCTCGGCTTCGACATCGGCAAGATGGACGTG CATAAAGTCCTGAAGCGGAGCAGTCCAATCAAGAGCGGCGGGTCCGAAGCGGAGGTGGTGTCGgacgggggcgggggcggggagCGCGGGGAGGAGGGGGACACCGTCAAGATACAGATGGAGGCTGCCAGGGAGATGCATCGCCGGCGGCTGGCTAAGAAAG CTTTCCCACGCATGGACTCCGAAGGAAAAACGACCCTGTGCCTCGTCACTAACACAGTCGAAGGGTCTGGCGAGGACAAGCCGCTCACGATTGGCAGATTGGTCGGGAAACTTACACAGGGAACCGGGACGTTGcata CGCAAAGGGAAGACCGTCGTAACATAGCAAAGGGCGTAAAACCATTGAATTATGGGCCGTTCAGTTCGTACGCTCCGTCGTATGACAGCACTTTCTCTACGCTTACTAAAGACGAGTCTCATCTTATATACCACACTCTGG CGGCAGAGACAGGTCAAGGCAACGAAGAAATGCTACGTTTCGCCCCCGACTCCCCCTGGACACTGTTCTACGACATGGAGGCCCTGTTCCCTGATAAGAAACAACAACAGCCAGAGACTACGCCCAAGGAGGAGCCG GACACGTCAAAGCACGTGAAGGTGGACATAGAGCAGCTGCGCACGCTGTCGGAGCTGGGCATAGACGTGGAGTTCCTGGCGGACATCGAGGAGGAGCTGAGCGCGGCGCAGCGCGACTACGGCATCGGCGCCGCGCTGCGCCGCGCGCACGAGCTGCTGCTCAAGCTGGAGAAGGAGCAGACTGACAG GTTATCAGCGCCGCCGCCGTGGCACCTGTCCCTGCTGGCGCGCGCGGGCGCGGGTGCGGCGGAGCGCGAGCTGGCGCGCGCGGCGAGCGCGGCGCTGCGCGCGATGGCGGCGCGCGTGCCGCCGCGCTCGCTGGCGCCGCGCGCTGCGCTGCGCCGCGCCATGGGCGTCACCCTCGACCACCTCG ACACTCCGATGGCGGTGGATGACTTCGAGCTAGACGGGGAGCACCGCGACACCGACCAGGACTCCCGCTCAGACGACAAATAG
- the LOC128681600 gene encoding bromodomain-containing protein 7-like isoform X8 produces MEDLDKLSCKEVLDMSDIDNSANDEHKECEEKPKSQKKKRRRREIDMASQKRRPLSRLLEQLLRNLEKRDPNQFFAWPVNDNFAPNYSNIIRRPMDFSTMKQKIDDNEYKSLNCFISDFKLMCNNAMKYNKPGTVYHKAARRLLHAGLKQLTPHKLRPLGDLLTYMYEIPIRELGFDIGKMDVPLRTYARKHKVLKRSSPIKSGGSEAEVVSDGGGGGERGEEGDTVKIQMEAAREMHRRRLAKKAFPRMDSEGKTTLCLVTNTVEGSGEDKPLTIGRLVGKLTQGTGTLHTQREDRRNIAKGVKPLNYGPFSSYAPSYDSTFSTLTKDESHLIYHTLAAETGQGNEEMLRFAPDSPWTLFYDMEALFPDKKQQQPETTPKEEPDTSKHVKVDIEQLRTLSELGIDVEFLADIEEELSAAQRDYGIGAALRRAHELLLKLEKEQTDRLSAPPPWHLSLLARAGAGAAERELARAASAALRAMAARVPPRSLAPRAALRRAMGVTLDHLDTPMAVDDFELDGEHRDTDQDSRSDDK; encoded by the exons ATGGAGGATTTAGATAAACTGAGTTGTA AAGAAGTATTAGATATGAGCGATATAGACAATTCTGCTAACGATGAGCATAAGGAATGTGAGGAAAAGCCAAAATCGCAGAAAAAGAAACGAAGACGAAGAGAAATCGATATG GCAAGTCAGAAACGGAGGCCTCTATCTCGTCTCCTAGAGCAGTTGCTTCGTAACCTAGAGAAGCGGGACCCCAACCAGTTCTTTGCGTGGCCTGTCAATGACAACTTTGCTCCAAATTACTCCAATATCATCAGGAGGCCTATGGACTTCTCCACGATGAAACAGAAGATTGATGATAATGAGTATAAGTCActcaattgttttatt AGCGACTTCAAGTTGATGTGTAACAACGCGATGAAGTACAACAAGCCGGGCACGGTGTACCACAAGGCGGCGCGGCGACTGCTGCACGCCGGCCTCAAGCAGCTGACGCCGCACAAGCTGCGTCCGCTCGGGGACCTGCTCACGTACATGTACGAGATCCCCATCCGCGAGCTCGGCTTCGACATCGGCAAGATGGACGTG CCTCTTAGGACGTACGCGCGAAAG CATAAAGTCCTGAAGCGGAGCAGTCCAATCAAGAGCGGCGGGTCCGAAGCGGAGGTGGTGTCGgacgggggcgggggcggggagCGCGGGGAGGAGGGGGACACCGTCAAGATACAGATGGAGGCTGCCAGGGAGATGCATCGCCGGCGGCTGGCTAAGAAAG CTTTCCCACGCATGGACTCCGAAGGAAAAACGACCCTGTGCCTCGTCACTAACACAGTCGAAGGGTCTGGCGAGGACAAGCCGCTCACGATTGGCAGATTGGTCGGGAAACTTACACAGGGAACCGGGACGTTGcata CGCAAAGGGAAGACCGTCGTAACATAGCAAAGGGCGTAAAACCATTGAATTATGGGCCGTTCAGTTCGTACGCTCCGTCGTATGACAGCACTTTCTCTACGCTTACTAAAGACGAGTCTCATCTTATATACCACACTCTGG CGGCAGAGACAGGTCAAGGCAACGAAGAAATGCTACGTTTCGCCCCCGACTCCCCCTGGACACTGTTCTACGACATGGAGGCCCTGTTCCCTGATAAGAAACAACAACAGCCAGAGACTACGCCCAAGGAGGAGCCG GACACGTCAAAGCACGTGAAGGTGGACATAGAGCAGCTGCGCACGCTGTCGGAGCTGGGCATAGACGTGGAGTTCCTGGCGGACATCGAGGAGGAGCTGAGCGCGGCGCAGCGCGACTACGGCATCGGCGCCGCGCTGCGCCGCGCGCACGAGCTGCTGCTCAAGCTGGAGAAGGAGCAGACTGACAG GTTATCAGCGCCGCCGCCGTGGCACCTGTCCCTGCTGGCGCGCGCGGGCGCGGGTGCGGCGGAGCGCGAGCTGGCGCGCGCGGCGAGCGCGGCGCTGCGCGCGATGGCGGCGCGCGTGCCGCCGCGCTCGCTGGCGCCGCGCGCTGCGCTGCGCCGCGCCATGGGCGTCACCCTCGACCACCTCG ACACTCCGATGGCGGTGGATGACTTCGAGCTAGACGGGGAGCACCGCGACACCGACCAGGACTCCCGCTCAGACGACAAATAG
- the LOC128681600 gene encoding bromodomain-containing protein 7-like isoform X7 codes for MEDLDKLSCTEEVLDMSDIDNSANDEHKECEEKPKSQKKKRRRREIDMASQKRRPLSRLLEQLLRNLEKRDPNQFFAWPVNDNFAPNYSNIIRRPMDFSTMKQKIDDNEYKSLNCFISDFKLMCNNAMKYNKPGTVYHKAARRLLHAGLKQLTPHKLRPLGDLLTYMYEIPIRELGFDIGKMDVPLRTYARKHKVLKRSSPIKSGGSEAEVVSDGGGGGERGEEGDTVKIQMEAAREMHRRRLAKKAFPRMDSEGKTTLCLVTNTVEGSGEDKPLTIGRLVGKLTQGTGTLHTQREDRRNIAKGVKPLNYGPFSSYAPSYDSTFSTLTKDESHLIYHTLAAETGQGNEEMLRFAPDSPWTLFYDMEALFPDKKQQQPETTPKEEPDTSKHVKVDIEQLRTLSELGIDVEFLADIEEELSAAQRDYGIGAALRRAHELLLKLEKEQTDRLSAPPPWHLSLLARAGAGAAERELARAASAALRAMAARVPPRSLAPRAALRRAMGVTLDHLDTPMAVDDFELDGEHRDTDQDSRSDDK; via the exons ATGGAGGATTTAGATAAACTGAGTTGTA CAGAAGAAGTATTAGATATGAGCGATATAGACAATTCTGCTAACGATGAGCATAAGGAATGTGAGGAAAAGCCAAAATCGCAGAAAAAGAAACGAAGACGAAGAGAAATCGATATG GCAAGTCAGAAACGGAGGCCTCTATCTCGTCTCCTAGAGCAGTTGCTTCGTAACCTAGAGAAGCGGGACCCCAACCAGTTCTTTGCGTGGCCTGTCAATGACAACTTTGCTCCAAATTACTCCAATATCATCAGGAGGCCTATGGACTTCTCCACGATGAAACAGAAGATTGATGATAATGAGTATAAGTCActcaattgttttatt AGCGACTTCAAGTTGATGTGTAACAACGCGATGAAGTACAACAAGCCGGGCACGGTGTACCACAAGGCGGCGCGGCGACTGCTGCACGCCGGCCTCAAGCAGCTGACGCCGCACAAGCTGCGTCCGCTCGGGGACCTGCTCACGTACATGTACGAGATCCCCATCCGCGAGCTCGGCTTCGACATCGGCAAGATGGACGTG CCTCTTAGGACGTACGCGCGAAAG CATAAAGTCCTGAAGCGGAGCAGTCCAATCAAGAGCGGCGGGTCCGAAGCGGAGGTGGTGTCGgacgggggcgggggcggggagCGCGGGGAGGAGGGGGACACCGTCAAGATACAGATGGAGGCTGCCAGGGAGATGCATCGCCGGCGGCTGGCTAAGAAAG CTTTCCCACGCATGGACTCCGAAGGAAAAACGACCCTGTGCCTCGTCACTAACACAGTCGAAGGGTCTGGCGAGGACAAGCCGCTCACGATTGGCAGATTGGTCGGGAAACTTACACAGGGAACCGGGACGTTGcata CGCAAAGGGAAGACCGTCGTAACATAGCAAAGGGCGTAAAACCATTGAATTATGGGCCGTTCAGTTCGTACGCTCCGTCGTATGACAGCACTTTCTCTACGCTTACTAAAGACGAGTCTCATCTTATATACCACACTCTGG CGGCAGAGACAGGTCAAGGCAACGAAGAAATGCTACGTTTCGCCCCCGACTCCCCCTGGACACTGTTCTACGACATGGAGGCCCTGTTCCCTGATAAGAAACAACAACAGCCAGAGACTACGCCCAAGGAGGAGCCG GACACGTCAAAGCACGTGAAGGTGGACATAGAGCAGCTGCGCACGCTGTCGGAGCTGGGCATAGACGTGGAGTTCCTGGCGGACATCGAGGAGGAGCTGAGCGCGGCGCAGCGCGACTACGGCATCGGCGCCGCGCTGCGCCGCGCGCACGAGCTGCTGCTCAAGCTGGAGAAGGAGCAGACTGACAG GTTATCAGCGCCGCCGCCGTGGCACCTGTCCCTGCTGGCGCGCGCGGGCGCGGGTGCGGCGGAGCGCGAGCTGGCGCGCGCGGCGAGCGCGGCGCTGCGCGCGATGGCGGCGCGCGTGCCGCCGCGCTCGCTGGCGCCGCGCGCTGCGCTGCGCCGCGCCATGGGCGTCACCCTCGACCACCTCG ACACTCCGATGGCGGTGGATGACTTCGAGCTAGACGGGGAGCACCGCGACACCGACCAGGACTCCCGCTCAGACGACAAATAG
- the LOC128681600 gene encoding bromodomain-containing protein 7-like isoform X2, which yields MEDLDKLSCKEVLDMSDIDNSANDEHKECEEKPKSQKKKRRRREIDMIKLSDDDETDDEGVAKKLMRHLSPGPGPHSPASHREPRTCVLKASQKRRPLSRLLEQLLRNLEKRDPNQFFAWPVNDNFAPNYSNIIRRPMDFSTMKQKIDDNEYKSLNCFISDFKLMCNNAMKYNKPGTVYHKAARRLLHAGLKQLTPHKLRPLGDLLTYMYEIPIRELGFDIGKMDVPLRTYARKHKVLKRSSPIKSGGSEAEVVSDGGGGGERGEEGDTVKIQMEAAREMHRRRLAKKAFPRMDSEGKTTLCLVTNTVEGSGEDKPLTIGRLVGKLTQGTGTLHTQREDRRNIAKGVKPLNYGPFSSYAPSYDSTFSTLTKDESHLIYHTLAAETGQGNEEMLRFAPDSPWTLFYDMEALFPDKKQQQPETTPKEEPDTSKHVKVDIEQLRTLSELGIDVEFLADIEEELSAAQRDYGIGAALRRAHELLLKLEKEQTDRLSAPPPWHLSLLARAGAGAAERELARAASAALRAMAARVPPRSLAPRAALRRAMGVTLDHLDTPMAVDDFELDGEHRDTDQDSRSDDK from the exons ATGGAGGATTTAGATAAACTGAGTTGTA AAGAAGTATTAGATATGAGCGATATAGACAATTCTGCTAACGATGAGCATAAGGAATGTGAGGAAAAGCCAAAATCGCAGAAAAAGAAACGAAGACGAAGAGAAATCGATATG ataaagtTGTCAGATGATGATGAGACTGATGATGAGGGAGTGGCCAAAAAGTTGATGCGGCATCTCAGCCCGGGCCCCGGGCCTCACTCCCCGGCATCCCACAGGGAACCCCGCACTTGTGTGCTTAAG GCAAGTCAGAAACGGAGGCCTCTATCTCGTCTCCTAGAGCAGTTGCTTCGTAACCTAGAGAAGCGGGACCCCAACCAGTTCTTTGCGTGGCCTGTCAATGACAACTTTGCTCCAAATTACTCCAATATCATCAGGAGGCCTATGGACTTCTCCACGATGAAACAGAAGATTGATGATAATGAGTATAAGTCActcaattgttttatt AGCGACTTCAAGTTGATGTGTAACAACGCGATGAAGTACAACAAGCCGGGCACGGTGTACCACAAGGCGGCGCGGCGACTGCTGCACGCCGGCCTCAAGCAGCTGACGCCGCACAAGCTGCGTCCGCTCGGGGACCTGCTCACGTACATGTACGAGATCCCCATCCGCGAGCTCGGCTTCGACATCGGCAAGATGGACGTG CCTCTTAGGACGTACGCGCGAAAG CATAAAGTCCTGAAGCGGAGCAGTCCAATCAAGAGCGGCGGGTCCGAAGCGGAGGTGGTGTCGgacgggggcgggggcggggagCGCGGGGAGGAGGGGGACACCGTCAAGATACAGATGGAGGCTGCCAGGGAGATGCATCGCCGGCGGCTGGCTAAGAAAG CTTTCCCACGCATGGACTCCGAAGGAAAAACGACCCTGTGCCTCGTCACTAACACAGTCGAAGGGTCTGGCGAGGACAAGCCGCTCACGATTGGCAGATTGGTCGGGAAACTTACACAGGGAACCGGGACGTTGcata CGCAAAGGGAAGACCGTCGTAACATAGCAAAGGGCGTAAAACCATTGAATTATGGGCCGTTCAGTTCGTACGCTCCGTCGTATGACAGCACTTTCTCTACGCTTACTAAAGACGAGTCTCATCTTATATACCACACTCTGG CGGCAGAGACAGGTCAAGGCAACGAAGAAATGCTACGTTTCGCCCCCGACTCCCCCTGGACACTGTTCTACGACATGGAGGCCCTGTTCCCTGATAAGAAACAACAACAGCCAGAGACTACGCCCAAGGAGGAGCCG GACACGTCAAAGCACGTGAAGGTGGACATAGAGCAGCTGCGCACGCTGTCGGAGCTGGGCATAGACGTGGAGTTCCTGGCGGACATCGAGGAGGAGCTGAGCGCGGCGCAGCGCGACTACGGCATCGGCGCCGCGCTGCGCCGCGCGCACGAGCTGCTGCTCAAGCTGGAGAAGGAGCAGACTGACAG GTTATCAGCGCCGCCGCCGTGGCACCTGTCCCTGCTGGCGCGCGCGGGCGCGGGTGCGGCGGAGCGCGAGCTGGCGCGCGCGGCGAGCGCGGCGCTGCGCGCGATGGCGGCGCGCGTGCCGCCGCGCTCGCTGGCGCCGCGCGCTGCGCTGCGCCGCGCCATGGGCGTCACCCTCGACCACCTCG ACACTCCGATGGCGGTGGATGACTTCGAGCTAGACGGGGAGCACCGCGACACCGACCAGGACTCCCGCTCAGACGACAAATAG
- the LOC128681600 gene encoding bromodomain-containing protein 7-like isoform X5 — MEDLDKLSCTEEVLDMSDIDNSANDEHKECEEKPKSQKKKRRRREIDMIKLSDDDETDDEGVAKKLMRHLSPGPGPHSPASHREPRTCVLKASQKRRPLSRLLEQLLRNLEKRDPNQFFAWPVNDNFAPNYSNIIRRPMDFSTMKQKIDDNEYKSLNCFISDFKLMCNNAMKYNKPGTVYHKAARRLLHAGLKQLTPHKLRPLGDLLTYMYEIPIRELGFDIGKMDVPLRTYARKHKVLKRSSPIKSGGSEAEVVSDGGGGGERGEEGDTVKIQMEAAREMHRRRLAKKAFPRMDSEGKTTLCLVTNTVEGSGEDKPLTIGRLVGKLTQGTGTLHTQREDRRNIAKGVKPLNYGPFSSYAPSYDSTFSTLTKDESHLIYHTLAAETGQGNEEMLRFAPDSPWTLFYDMEALFPDKKQQQPETTPKEEPDTSKHVKVDIEQLRTLSELGIDVEFLADIEEELSAAQRDYGIGAALRRAHELLLKLEKEQTDRLSAPPPWHLSLLARAGAGAAERSLAPRAALRRAMGVTLDHLDTPMAVDDFELDGEHRDTDQDSRSDDK; from the exons ATGGAGGATTTAGATAAACTGAGTTGTA CAGAAGAAGTATTAGATATGAGCGATATAGACAATTCTGCTAACGATGAGCATAAGGAATGTGAGGAAAAGCCAAAATCGCAGAAAAAGAAACGAAGACGAAGAGAAATCGATATG ataaagtTGTCAGATGATGATGAGACTGATGATGAGGGAGTGGCCAAAAAGTTGATGCGGCATCTCAGCCCGGGCCCCGGGCCTCACTCCCCGGCATCCCACAGGGAACCCCGCACTTGTGTGCTTAAG GCAAGTCAGAAACGGAGGCCTCTATCTCGTCTCCTAGAGCAGTTGCTTCGTAACCTAGAGAAGCGGGACCCCAACCAGTTCTTTGCGTGGCCTGTCAATGACAACTTTGCTCCAAATTACTCCAATATCATCAGGAGGCCTATGGACTTCTCCACGATGAAACAGAAGATTGATGATAATGAGTATAAGTCActcaattgttttatt AGCGACTTCAAGTTGATGTGTAACAACGCGATGAAGTACAACAAGCCGGGCACGGTGTACCACAAGGCGGCGCGGCGACTGCTGCACGCCGGCCTCAAGCAGCTGACGCCGCACAAGCTGCGTCCGCTCGGGGACCTGCTCACGTACATGTACGAGATCCCCATCCGCGAGCTCGGCTTCGACATCGGCAAGATGGACGTG CCTCTTAGGACGTACGCGCGAAAG CATAAAGTCCTGAAGCGGAGCAGTCCAATCAAGAGCGGCGGGTCCGAAGCGGAGGTGGTGTCGgacgggggcgggggcggggagCGCGGGGAGGAGGGGGACACCGTCAAGATACAGATGGAGGCTGCCAGGGAGATGCATCGCCGGCGGCTGGCTAAGAAAG CTTTCCCACGCATGGACTCCGAAGGAAAAACGACCCTGTGCCTCGTCACTAACACAGTCGAAGGGTCTGGCGAGGACAAGCCGCTCACGATTGGCAGATTGGTCGGGAAACTTACACAGGGAACCGGGACGTTGcata CGCAAAGGGAAGACCGTCGTAACATAGCAAAGGGCGTAAAACCATTGAATTATGGGCCGTTCAGTTCGTACGCTCCGTCGTATGACAGCACTTTCTCTACGCTTACTAAAGACGAGTCTCATCTTATATACCACACTCTGG CGGCAGAGACAGGTCAAGGCAACGAAGAAATGCTACGTTTCGCCCCCGACTCCCCCTGGACACTGTTCTACGACATGGAGGCCCTGTTCCCTGATAAGAAACAACAACAGCCAGAGACTACGCCCAAGGAGGAGCCG GACACGTCAAAGCACGTGAAGGTGGACATAGAGCAGCTGCGCACGCTGTCGGAGCTGGGCATAGACGTGGAGTTCCTGGCGGACATCGAGGAGGAGCTGAGCGCGGCGCAGCGCGACTACGGCATCGGCGCCGCGCTGCGCCGCGCGCACGAGCTGCTGCTCAAGCTGGAGAAGGAGCAGACTGACAG GTTATCAGCGCCGCCGCCGTGGCACCTGTCCCTGCTGGCGCGCGCGGGCGCGGGTGCGGCGGAGCGC TCGCTGGCGCCGCGCGCTGCGCTGCGCCGCGCCATGGGCGTCACCCTCGACCACCTCG ACACTCCGATGGCGGTGGATGACTTCGAGCTAGACGGGGAGCACCGCGACACCGACCAGGACTCCCGCTCAGACGACAAATAG
- the LOC128681600 gene encoding bromodomain-containing protein 7-like isoform X1 has protein sequence MEDLDKLSCTEEVLDMSDIDNSANDEHKECEEKPKSQKKKRRRREIDMIKLSDDDETDDEGVAKKLMRHLSPGPGPHSPASHREPRTCVLKASQKRRPLSRLLEQLLRNLEKRDPNQFFAWPVNDNFAPNYSNIIRRPMDFSTMKQKIDDNEYKSLNCFISDFKLMCNNAMKYNKPGTVYHKAARRLLHAGLKQLTPHKLRPLGDLLTYMYEIPIRELGFDIGKMDVPLRTYARKHKVLKRSSPIKSGGSEAEVVSDGGGGGERGEEGDTVKIQMEAAREMHRRRLAKKAFPRMDSEGKTTLCLVTNTVEGSGEDKPLTIGRLVGKLTQGTGTLHTQREDRRNIAKGVKPLNYGPFSSYAPSYDSTFSTLTKDESHLIYHTLAAETGQGNEEMLRFAPDSPWTLFYDMEALFPDKKQQQPETTPKEEPDTSKHVKVDIEQLRTLSELGIDVEFLADIEEELSAAQRDYGIGAALRRAHELLLKLEKEQTDRLSAPPPWHLSLLARAGAGAAERELARAASAALRAMAARVPPRSLAPRAALRRAMGVTLDHLDTPMAVDDFELDGEHRDTDQDSRSDDK, from the exons ATGGAGGATTTAGATAAACTGAGTTGTA CAGAAGAAGTATTAGATATGAGCGATATAGACAATTCTGCTAACGATGAGCATAAGGAATGTGAGGAAAAGCCAAAATCGCAGAAAAAGAAACGAAGACGAAGAGAAATCGATATG ataaagtTGTCAGATGATGATGAGACTGATGATGAGGGAGTGGCCAAAAAGTTGATGCGGCATCTCAGCCCGGGCCCCGGGCCTCACTCCCCGGCATCCCACAGGGAACCCCGCACTTGTGTGCTTAAG GCAAGTCAGAAACGGAGGCCTCTATCTCGTCTCCTAGAGCAGTTGCTTCGTAACCTAGAGAAGCGGGACCCCAACCAGTTCTTTGCGTGGCCTGTCAATGACAACTTTGCTCCAAATTACTCCAATATCATCAGGAGGCCTATGGACTTCTCCACGATGAAACAGAAGATTGATGATAATGAGTATAAGTCActcaattgttttatt AGCGACTTCAAGTTGATGTGTAACAACGCGATGAAGTACAACAAGCCGGGCACGGTGTACCACAAGGCGGCGCGGCGACTGCTGCACGCCGGCCTCAAGCAGCTGACGCCGCACAAGCTGCGTCCGCTCGGGGACCTGCTCACGTACATGTACGAGATCCCCATCCGCGAGCTCGGCTTCGACATCGGCAAGATGGACGTG CCTCTTAGGACGTACGCGCGAAAG CATAAAGTCCTGAAGCGGAGCAGTCCAATCAAGAGCGGCGGGTCCGAAGCGGAGGTGGTGTCGgacgggggcgggggcggggagCGCGGGGAGGAGGGGGACACCGTCAAGATACAGATGGAGGCTGCCAGGGAGATGCATCGCCGGCGGCTGGCTAAGAAAG CTTTCCCACGCATGGACTCCGAAGGAAAAACGACCCTGTGCCTCGTCACTAACACAGTCGAAGGGTCTGGCGAGGACAAGCCGCTCACGATTGGCAGATTGGTCGGGAAACTTACACAGGGAACCGGGACGTTGcata CGCAAAGGGAAGACCGTCGTAACATAGCAAAGGGCGTAAAACCATTGAATTATGGGCCGTTCAGTTCGTACGCTCCGTCGTATGACAGCACTTTCTCTACGCTTACTAAAGACGAGTCTCATCTTATATACCACACTCTGG CGGCAGAGACAGGTCAAGGCAACGAAGAAATGCTACGTTTCGCCCCCGACTCCCCCTGGACACTGTTCTACGACATGGAGGCCCTGTTCCCTGATAAGAAACAACAACAGCCAGAGACTACGCCCAAGGAGGAGCCG GACACGTCAAAGCACGTGAAGGTGGACATAGAGCAGCTGCGCACGCTGTCGGAGCTGGGCATAGACGTGGAGTTCCTGGCGGACATCGAGGAGGAGCTGAGCGCGGCGCAGCGCGACTACGGCATCGGCGCCGCGCTGCGCCGCGCGCACGAGCTGCTGCTCAAGCTGGAGAAGGAGCAGACTGACAG GTTATCAGCGCCGCCGCCGTGGCACCTGTCCCTGCTGGCGCGCGCGGGCGCGGGTGCGGCGGAGCGCGAGCTGGCGCGCGCGGCGAGCGCGGCGCTGCGCGCGATGGCGGCGCGCGTGCCGCCGCGCTCGCTGGCGCCGCGCGCTGCGCTGCGCCGCGCCATGGGCGTCACCCTCGACCACCTCG ACACTCCGATGGCGGTGGATGACTTCGAGCTAGACGGGGAGCACCGCGACACCGACCAGGACTCCCGCTCAGACGACAAATAG